Proteins encoded together in one Chryseobacterium sp. G0201 window:
- a CDS encoding methionine aminotransferase: MIQLPFSKLSDVGTTIFSQMTQLANENEAINLSQGFPDFMPDSELLNHVDDFIKKGFNQYAPLGGIIGLKEEIARKIENSHQAVYHPDSEITVTAGGTQAIFTAIATFVKKDDEVIIFEPAYDCYEPTVELFGGIVKRFEMKAPDYEIDWSVVKNLVSDKTKMIILNNPNNPSGKILKEYDIQELISIVKDTPILILSDEVYENIVFDGKQHLSICKYPELKERSLLVSSFGKLFHVTGWKIGYCAAPKALTDEFRKVHQFNVFCVNTPIQLALAEYMKNDDHYNHLSQFFQEKRDFLRKGLANTSFELLDCEGTYFQALKYDKISDKNDFEFASELTINHKVASVPFSSFYKNKVNENVIRLCFAKKQETLERAIENLSKL; encoded by the coding sequence ATGATACAACTTCCTTTTTCTAAACTTTCCGATGTCGGAACTACGATTTTCAGTCAGATGACACAATTGGCTAATGAAAATGAAGCCATTAATTTATCACAGGGATTTCCGGATTTCATGCCCGATTCTGAATTGTTAAATCATGTAGATGATTTCATTAAAAAAGGTTTTAATCAGTATGCTCCTTTGGGCGGAATAATAGGTTTAAAAGAAGAAATTGCAAGAAAAATTGAGAATAGTCATCAAGCTGTTTATCATCCGGATTCTGAAATAACAGTGACAGCTGGTGGAACACAGGCTATTTTTACAGCCATCGCAACTTTCGTTAAAAAAGATGATGAAGTGATTATTTTTGAACCTGCTTATGATTGTTACGAGCCTACAGTAGAGCTTTTCGGAGGAATTGTAAAACGATTTGAAATGAAAGCTCCCGATTACGAAATTGATTGGAGCGTCGTAAAAAATTTAGTTTCAGACAAAACAAAAATGATCATCCTTAACAATCCGAATAATCCTTCAGGAAAGATTTTAAAAGAATATGATATTCAGGAACTAATCTCTATCGTAAAAGATACGCCAATACTAATTTTAAGTGATGAAGTCTACGAAAATATCGTTTTTGACGGAAAACAACATTTAAGCATCTGTAAATATCCGGAATTAAAAGAAAGAAGTCTTTTGGTTTCCTCTTTCGGAAAACTTTTCCATGTTACAGGCTGGAAAATTGGGTATTGCGCTGCTCCAAAAGCTTTAACGGATGAGTTCAGAAAAGTGCATCAGTTTAATGTTTTCTGCGTGAATACTCCAATTCAACTCGCTCTGGCTGAATACATGAAAAATGATGATCATTACAATCATTTAAGCCAATTTTTTCAGGAAAAAAGAGATTTTTTAAGAAAAGGTTTAGCCAATACATCTTTTGAATTGCTGGATTGTGAAGGAACCTATTTCCAGGCGTTGAAATATGATAAAATTTCAGATAAAAATGATTTTGAATTTGCAAGTGAATTGACAATCAATCATAAAGTTGCAAGTGTTCCGTTTTCTTCTTTCTATAAAAATAAAGTGAATGAAAATGTTATTCGCTTATGTTTTGCGAAAAAACAGGAAACTCTGGAAAGAGCGATTGAGAATTTGTCTAAACTATAA
- a CDS encoding SDR family NAD(P)-dependent oxidoreductase, whose protein sequence is MNTQTKIALVTGGSRGLGKNSAIKIAQKGLDVIITYRSNKEEADKVVEEIQNLGRKAIAYQLDTKDIKSFDAFVKTVGDHLEENTGSRNIDFLVNNAGTALYAPISEVTEEQLDDVVDIHFKGVFFLTQKFLPFMNNGGGIVNISSGLARFALPGSSVYGSIKAGVEMLTRYMAKELGSRKIRANVVAPGAIETDFGGGRTRDDKQVNDTISSITALGRAGLPDDIGGVVAFLCTDDAGWVNGQRIEASGGMFL, encoded by the coding sequence ATGAATACACAAACAAAAATTGCATTAGTTACCGGTGGAAGCCGTGGGTTAGGGAAAAATTCAGCAATTAAAATTGCTCAAAAAGGTCTTGATGTAATCATCACTTACAGAAGCAATAAGGAAGAAGCGGATAAAGTGGTTGAAGAAATTCAGAATTTAGGAAGAAAAGCAATTGCTTATCAATTAGATACAAAAGATATTAAAAGTTTCGATGCTTTCGTCAAAACAGTTGGAGATCATTTGGAAGAAAATACAGGAAGTAGAAACATCGATTTCCTTGTCAATAATGCAGGAACAGCTTTATACGCGCCGATTTCAGAAGTTACGGAAGAGCAGTTGGATGACGTTGTCGATATTCACTTTAAAGGAGTATTTTTCTTGACTCAAAAATTCTTGCCTTTTATGAATAATGGAGGTGGAATTGTGAATATTTCCTCGGGATTAGCAAGATTTGCGTTGCCTGGATCTTCTGTTTACGGTTCTATAAAAGCAGGAGTTGAAATGTTGACAAGATACATGGCGAAAGAATTAGGTTCAAGAAAAATCAGAGCCAATGTTGTTGCTCCGGGTGCTATCGAAACTGATTTTGGCGGTGGCAGAACGAGAGATGACAAACAGGTAAATGACACAATTTCAAGCATTACAGCTTTAGGAAGAGCAGGTTTGCCGGATGATATCGGTGGAGTGGTTGCTTTCTTGTGTACTGATGATGCAGGCTGGGTTAACGGACAAAGAATCGAGGCTTCCGGTGGAATGTTTTTATAG
- a CDS encoding DNA topoisomerase IV subunit B — protein MSQEINPIYSEDNIRTLDWQEHIRLRPGMYIGKLGDGSSADDGIYILLKEILDNSIDEFRMKSGKRIEIKVDDGKVMIRDFGRGIPLGKVVDAVSKMNTGGKYDSKAFKKSVGLNGVGTKAVNALSEYFRVRSFREGKMKMAEFSRGMITEDFEERDTSDRNGTEISFVPDGEIFLHFKYRKEYIERMLRNYAYLNPGLKILFNGETFYSENGLKDLLEEEMENEILYPIVHLKDNDIELAITHSDKSQTETYFSFVNGQNTTQGGTHLNAFREAYVKTIREFFNKNFDASDIRKSIIAAISINVEEPVFESQTKTKLGSNDIGPNGPTVRTFIIDFLKSKLDNFLHKNPEISEAIQRKILISERERKELSGIQKLARERAKKVSLHNKKLRDCRQHYNDQKAERKGDTQIFITEGDSASGSITKSRQVETQAVFSLKGKPLNCYGLTKKVVYENEEFNLLQAALNIEESLEDLRYNHVIIATDADVDGMHIRLLMITFFLQFFPDLIKNGHLYILQTPLFRVRNKKETRYCYSEVERVKALNELGKNPEITRFKGLGEISPDEFKHFIGKDIRLEPVVIGKDQTIEQLLEFYMGKNTPDRQLFILDNLVVEDPDIDKKEILSETIE, from the coding sequence ATGTCACAAGAAATAAATCCAATCTATTCCGAAGATAATATCAGAACCCTCGATTGGCAGGAGCACATTCGTTTACGTCCCGGAATGTATATCGGGAAGTTAGGAGATGGCTCGTCTGCTGATGACGGTATTTATATTTTACTTAAAGAAATTCTGGACAACTCTATCGATGAGTTCAGGATGAAATCGGGTAAAAGAATTGAAATAAAAGTGGACGACGGTAAAGTCATGATCCGTGACTTTGGTCGTGGAATTCCATTAGGAAAAGTGGTCGACGCTGTTTCCAAGATGAATACAGGAGGTAAGTATGATAGTAAAGCCTTCAAAAAATCTGTAGGTCTGAATGGGGTAGGTACGAAAGCCGTAAATGCTCTTTCAGAATATTTCCGTGTGAGGTCTTTCCGTGAAGGAAAAATGAAGATGGCAGAATTTTCCCGTGGAATGATCACGGAAGATTTTGAAGAAAGAGATACTTCAGACAGAAATGGAACGGAGATATCCTTTGTTCCGGATGGCGAAATTTTCCTTCATTTTAAATATAGAAAAGAGTACATCGAAAGGATGTTACGTAATTATGCGTATCTGAATCCCGGATTGAAAATTCTTTTTAACGGAGAAACCTTTTATTCTGAAAATGGTCTTAAAGACTTGTTGGAAGAGGAAATGGAAAACGAAATTCTTTATCCTATCGTTCATTTGAAGGATAATGATATTGAATTGGCGATCACACATTCTGATAAATCCCAAACGGAAACCTATTTTTCATTCGTTAACGGACAAAATACAACGCAGGGTGGAACGCACTTAAATGCCTTCCGTGAAGCGTATGTAAAAACGATCCGTGAGTTTTTTAACAAGAATTTTGATGCTTCCGATATCAGAAAATCAATCATCGCTGCGATTTCTATTAATGTTGAAGAGCCTGTTTTTGAATCTCAGACGAAAACTAAATTAGGTTCAAATGATATTGGACCAAACGGACCAACGGTAAGAACTTTCATCATCGATTTCCTGAAAAGTAAATTAGATAATTTCCTGCATAAAAATCCTGAAATTTCTGAGGCGATCCAGAGAAAAATATTAATTTCGGAAAGAGAACGAAAAGAGCTTTCAGGAATTCAGAAATTAGCAAGAGAAAGAGCAAAGAAAGTTTCCCTTCATAACAAAAAACTTCGTGATTGTAGACAGCATTATAATGATCAAAAAGCTGAAAGAAAAGGAGATACGCAGATTTTTATTACCGAGGGAGATTCTGCATCAGGATCAATCACGAAATCTAGACAGGTAGAAACTCAGGCTGTATTTTCATTAAAAGGAAAGCCTTTGAACTGCTATGGTCTTACCAAGAAAGTGGTATATGAAAATGAAGAATTCAATTTACTTCAGGCTGCTTTAAATATTGAAGAAAGTCTTGAAGATCTTAGATATAACCACGTAATCATTGCGACGGATGCCGATGTCGATGGGATGCACATTCGTTTGTTGATGATCACATTCTTTTTACAGTTTTTCCCTGATCTGATTAAGAATGGACACCTTTATATCCTTCAAACCCCTTTATTTAGGGTGAGAAATAAAAAGGAAACAAGATACTGCTATTCAGAAGTTGAAAGAGTGAAGGCATTAAACGAGTTGGGAAAGAACCCGGAAATTACTCGATTCAAAGGGTTGGGAGAGATCTCACCTGATGAGTTTAAACATTTCATAGGTAAAGATATTCGTTTAGAACCTGTAGTGATCGGTAAAGATCAAACAATAGAACAGTTATTAGAATTTTACATGGGAAAAAATACTCCGGATAGACAATTGTTTATTCTGGATAACCTTGTTGTAGAAGATCCGGACATTGATAAAAAAGAAATATTGAGTGAAACTATAGAATAA